One Solanum lycopersicum chromosome 2, SLM_r2.1 genomic region harbors:
- the LOC101258227 gene encoding uncharacterized protein isoform X4 — protein MSSQGQMIHKWESLKQDIWNAVRILLPDPQVLFSLLSSLNEFYKGHEQRSKRPADSEIGDKLSIRKKLKIDAANEDTDIVVGGVSYSPDAALSLDGESIINVDDMDDLKDDTYFVKLITELWSLHSSPLPDSTIEDTEVLFYAKLLNVLTIYYKTMPKMLEGLFDFFKILPNNLLALPTMLQQTLLSLLQAHVGWSSKCEIATRVHSQMYKHLLPFLDLLMFSPNRDIKDQAYILAKTSMYSTGAFDKNPKEICSWFFFIPGYSKDNMLGGAVGCDIYRKLSSPVLLFLRDAVIESGDKLFYYSDLLRSALSSLPGIKDISPDFSPFTICILDRCLTLATAETGAFSASEKSMVSSYVCNTLKYLLETQGDPLLLSSIIDVKLSEKLDAPYDLDDSQCPCEWRPFKRLLHLSRKILQGTYRISSNIKGIVYSESSFTCTVGEVQRLLKSESDGSLVGLTIGFCFSIACTTSAEIIQNFPSIVSLSNKLLGVPLSLLMQLFFSEPSLLSDASKRWPEIFFTGMERALARLSGGRTMDYESDAFSVFLERAPFYVLFPAVLYIDGLDFSDQSGLQSLLLAKLSKKTSDHLLSCFRYLLFWLNQTQLSYRHEQFEGLEKLSAACFLLLSGMLKKLLVEKSNSRGVDTCSPFSTYFIEELVVTILDHPAVVSVLEYPSPVNSDFACGTIQDSVDQFVESVKLKICKTDHHVLNLVKATFEFWLSFCFGQSSSSEVYHANKHVVTSFKNVVKKLVLTFRLKMNECMKSKNLIPLVPVLYALHSLIHFISPFEVLELAHWILSLIDLEDRSVWLTSALCVGLHIAGSAFDHLAAYMWQPQEKIPICLFWGIQQEQNDVILYEKVLLQVYDIATRFELDVADACLLKAVKVVKVHKSMQKESHLFLKDSCRTVANTHVNVLSHCMLKITKRKAEILFLVADISPLHLSVFGKLFSDRMNKYVVVKPRTVPPICDFSDEDALMLLPTVILYLNSIPAKFGGQLCILHEHIASFYWEILKQGFSIWTSYVSREIFKVEYFENLSMEDFPNLVSGSLLANTVIVVQLFFEIRGDLVKVKKRLSIFNSVCSSDCSDLLEFDLTQDGSYSVEESLNVVNRTVAKIRLCRALLFPEKGKFPSLLKKNAEVVASEDCPILDLARIRFLNLLVQSWQLIVKRCSLNVVGFRQMEVGSCSIFRYLEVYILKNVTEITREMQGCLLNLESLPFVEQLGNSSLLHRFYDPLTLGMLRAIISSVSEGKFSCISIIQRLLAHSQFAATIHSSHISAGHSHFGMIFTPLPSIMRSYVQFADLDAYDLKDSCKLSEECARQLELVKLLRLLFQISARQCDINNVKDIGINLRELLFLLLSSYGASMSVIDLEIYSLMDEISSANNLGEVSMAKLDYLWGSALLKVRKENEQEQTISCNLSEAEAVDDYRRIRFRENIPIDPKVCATTVLYFPYERTVGPRILKEPKKDYPDFGYEVHYADAEKLHVYDPIFILHFSVHCLSMGFVEPLEFASLGLLAIAVVSISSPDDDMRKLGYEVLGRFKSVLERCQKRKDVVRLRLLMSYLQNGIEEPWQKISSVTAIFVAEASYVLLDPSHDHYSAISKYLIRSPSANMKGIPLFQTFFWSISTNYITERLWMLRLLCSGLNLDDDAQIYIRNAIFETLFSFYVSPISDHESKELIVQIVRKSVRIPKMARYLVEQCGLISWSSCAVSSLSWSQCRRNSFVELTVILEALNEVVLSRHTVEWMQKYALEQLVELSCNLYKMLIEGVERLKVNSQLVKLILQILRSALRISQKRKVYQPHFTLSVESLLQLCEVVDECCGGRQSLVAQIGLEAVLMSTPPVAILQMDKEKVSKFVRWATLTALQSNIEKVHAPESIDCIMRLQANEESDDSLISKLVRWLTASVIVGKHSLKFSNMDISHSFDRSKLNNLLSLMEGNDQRCSSTSRTFACEDTLASSIFFLQQLQRKNYTVLPSVVSALCLLLSSSLSSRETDILGDDAIQLAILFSKINCPAEAYPIWRWSFYQPWKDQSSELSDAAKLEENQACEMLLVVISKLLGRNSLYSNFLSFQDVDKLGVFDWERHILKPQ, from the exons ATGTCTTCCCAAGGTCAAATGATCCACAAATGGGAGTCCCTCAAGCAAGATATCTGGAATGCAGTTCGGATTTTGCTCCCTGATCCTCAAGTTCTGTTCTCATTGCTCTCTTCACTGAACGAATTTTACAAAGGTCATGAGCAACGCTCAAAAAGACCTGCAGATTCTGAAATAGGAGATAAGCTGAGTATTAGGAAGAAGCTGAAAATTGACGCTGCAAATGAGGATACCGATATCGTTGTAGGGGGGGTTAGTTACTCCCCTGATGCAGCTCTGTCCCTGGATGGTGAATCAATCATAAATGTAGATGACATGGATGATTTGAAAGATGACACTTATTTTGTAAAGCTTATAACAGAACTCTGGAGTTTGCATTCTTCTCCCTTGCCAGATTCTACTATAGAAGACACAGAAGTGCTATTCTATGCCAAGTTGCTTAATGTCTTAACAATATATTAT AAAACAATGCCTAAGATGTTGGAAGGATTGTTTGATTTCTTCAAAATTCTACCAAACAACCTGCTGGCTTTACCAACTATGTTGCAGCAAACTCTGTTATCTCTGCTCCAAGCACATGTTGGTTGGTCCTCTAAATGCGAAATTGCAACAAGAGTTCACTCTCAAATGTACAAGCATTTGCTTCCATTTCTGGACTTGTTAATGTTTTCACCAAACAGAGACATTAAAGATCAAGCATACATTCTAGCAAAGACATCAATGTATAGTACTGGTGCATTTGACAAAAACCCAAAGGAAATTTGTTCATGGTTCTTCTTTATTCCTGGGTACAGCAAAGACAACATGCTTGGAGGAGCAGTAGGGTGTGATATCTACAGAAAATTGTCGTCACCTGTTCTTCTTTTCTTACGTGATGCTGTAATTGAGTCTGGCGATAAGTTATTCTATTATTCAGATCTTTTAAGGTCTGCTTTGAGTAGTTTACCAGGCATCAAAG ATATATCTCCTGATTTCAGCCCTTTCACAATCTGCATCTTGGATAGGTGCCTAACATTGGCAACTGCTGAAACTGGTGCTTTTTCTGCTTCCGAGAAGTCGATGGTTTCGTCATATGTGTGCAATACCTTAAAGTATCTTCTGGAGACTCAG GGGGACCCATTACTTTTGTCTTCAATAATTGATGTGAAGTTGTCTGAGAAACTTGATGCTCCATATGACTTGGATGATTCTCAATGTCCCTGCGAGTGGAGGCCATTCAAGAGATTGCTACATTTGTCACGGAAAATTTTGCAGGGAACTTACAGAATATCTTCCAACATCAAGGGAATTGTGTATTCCGAAAGTTCTTTTACCTGTACTGTCGGTGAAGTCCAAAGATTGCTTAAGAGTGAGTCTGATGGTAGTCTGGTTGGATTGACCATTGGGTTTTGCTTTTCAATTGCTTGCACAACATCAGCTGAGATAATACAGAATTTCCCTTCGATAGTATCTCTCTCGAATAAATTGCTCGGGGTCCCTCTGTCACTGTTGATGCAACTATTTTTTTCAGAACCTAGTCTTCTGAGTGATGCTTCTAAGAGATGGCCAGAAATCTTCTTCACGGGTATGGAAAGGGCCTTGGCTAGATTAAGTGGTGGGAGAACAATGGACTATGAGTCTGATGCATTTTCTGTATTTTTGGAGCGTGCACCTTTTTATGTTCTCTTTCCAGCTGTTCTGTATATTGATGGACTGGATTTTTCGGATCAATCAGGATTGCAAAGCTTGCTTCTGGCAAAGCTTTCCAAGAAGACATCTGATCATCTTCTTTCCTGTTTCCGCTATTTACTCTTTTGGTTGAATCAAACTCAGTTATCTTATAGACATGAGCAATTTGAGGGACTTGAAAAACTTTCCGCAGCTTGCTTCCTTCTCCTAAGCGGCATGTTGAAAAAATTGTTGGTTGAAAAATCCAATTCTCGTGGTGTAGACACCTGTAGTCCTTTCTCAACTTACTTTATTGAAGAGTTGGTTGTAACTATCCTTGATCACCCTGCTGTGGTATCTGTGCTGGAGTACCCGTCCCCTGTTAACAGTGATTTTGCATGTGGAACAATTCAGGATAGTGTAGACCAGTTTGTTGAATCAGTTAAACTGAAAATTTGCAAGACGGATCATCATGTGCTTAATTTGGTAAAAGCTACTTTTGAGTTCTGGTTGTCTTTCTGCTTTGGCCAAAGCTCCTCATCTGAAGTTTATCATGCCAATAAACATGTCGTTACTTCATTCAAAAATGTGGTAAAGAAACTGGTTCTGACATTTAGGCTTAAGATGAACGAATGCATGAAGTCTAAGAACTTAATACCTTTAGTTCCTGTACTATATGCTCTACATAGTTTGATTCATTTCATATCTCCCTTTGAGGTGCTTGAATTGGCCCATTGGATTCTGTCTTTAATTGACCTTGAGGATCGTTCTGTTTGGCTGACTTCAGCTCTCTGTGTTGGATTACACATTGCTGGTTCTGCATTTGATCATCTGGCAGCATACATGTGGCAGCCACAAGAAAAAATCCCCATCTGCTTGTTTTGGGGAATTCAACAGGAACAAAATGATGTCATCCTTTATGAGAAAGTCCTTTTGCAAGTATACGATATTGCCACTAGATTTGAACTTGATGTTGCTGATGCCTGTCTGCTAAAAGCTGTAAAAGTTGTGAAAGTACATAAATCTATGCAGAAGGAAAGCCATCTTTTTCTTAAGGATTCATGTAGAACTGTGGCTAACACTCATGTCAATGTCCTTTCTCATTGCATGCTCAAAATAACCAAAAGAAAAGCTGAAATCTTGTTTCTTGTTGCTGATATAAGCCCTCTACATCTCTCTGTATTTGGGAAGTTATTTTCAGACAGGATGAATAAATATGTGGTAGTGAAGCCTCGTACAGTACCACCAATTTGTGATTTTTCTGATGAAGACGCACTGATGCTTCTTCCCACTGTTATCCTGTACTTAAACTCAATTCCTGCAAAATTTGGGGGCCAGCTTTGCATACTTCATGAGCATATAGCTTCTTTTTATTGGGAAATACTCAAACAAGGTTTCTCTATCTGGACAAGTTATGTTTCCAGGGAGATATTTAAGGtagaatattttgaaaacctGTCAATGGAAGATTTTCCCAATCTTGTCTCAGGTAGCCTTCTAGCGAATACTGTTATTGTAGTCCAATTGTTCTTTGAAATAAGAGGTGATTTGGTGAAAGTGAAAAAACGCTTGAGTATATTCAATTCTGTTTGCTCAAGTGATTGTAGTGATCTGCTGGAGTTCGATCTCACTCAAGATGGTTCTTATTCAGTCGAAGAGTCTTTGAATGTTGTCAACAGGACTGTTGCAAAAATACGTTTGTGCAGGGCCCTTTTATTCCCCGAGAAGGGTAAGTTTCCGTCTCTGCTGAAGAAAAACGCAGAAGTGGTCGCTTCAGAAGATTGCCCCATTTTAGACTTGGCAAGAATCCGGTTTCTGAACTTGCTGGTTCAATCCTGGCAGCTTATCGTCAAGAGATGCTCTTTGAACGTTGTTGGCTTCAGGCAAATGGAAGTTGGAAGTTGTTCCATATTTAGATATTTGGAAGTATATATTCTAAAAAATGTAACGGAAATAACAAGGGAGATGCAGGGTTGTCTTCTGAATTTGGAATCTCTTCCATTTGTAGAGCAACTTGGTAATTCATCTCTTCTGCATAGGTTTTATGATCCTTTGACACTGGGGATGCTCCGAGCTATTATCTCATCAGTATCCGAGGGGAAGTTCTCTTGCATATCAATTATTCAACGGTTACTTGCACATTCTCAATTTGCTGCTACTATCCATTCTTCTCACATCTCAGCTGGTCATTCTCACTTTGGGATGATATTTACTCCTTTGCCTAGCATCATGAGATCATATGTTCAATTTGCTGATTTAGATGCCTATGATTTAAAAGATAGTTGTAAACTATCTGAGGAATGTGCTCGGCAGTTAGAACTTGTGAAGTTGCTTAGGTTGCTTTTCCAAATCAGTGCCCGACAATGTgatattaataatgtaaaagaCATTGGAATAAATTTGAGGGAATTGCTCTTCTTGCTATTATCTTCTTATGGTGCTAGTATGAGTGTGATTGACTTGGAGATATACAGTTTAATGGATGAGATCAGTTCAGCTAATAACTTGGGCGAAGTAAGTATGGCTAAATTAGATTATCTATGGGGTAGTGCTCTGCTGAAAGtcagaaaagaaaatgaacagGAGCAGACTATCTCTTGTAATTTGAGTGAAGCTGAAGCAGTTGATGATTACCGTAGGATCCGTTTCAGAGAAAACATTCCCATAGACCCCAAAGTTTGTGCAACTACCGTGCTTTATTTCCCATATGAAAGAACAGTTGGTCCAAGGATTCTCAAAGAACCTAAAAAAGATTATCCTGACTTTGGATATGAG GTACATTATGCAGATGCCGAGAAACTCCATGTGTATGATCCCATTTTTATTTTGCACTTCTCAGTTCACTGTCTTTCTATGGGGTTTGTAGAGCCCTTGGAGTTTGCAAGCTTAGGCTTGCTTGCGATTGCTGTTGTCAGTATATCTTCACCTGATGATGACATGAGGAAACTAGGTTACGAGGTTCTTGGAAGATTCAAGAGTGTGCTGGAG AGATGTCAGAAGAGGAAGGATGTGGTGCGACTTCGTCTCCTAATGTCGTACTTGCAAAATGGTATTGAAGAGCCTTGGCAGAAGATTTCATCCGTAACTGCCATATTTGTTGCAGAGGCTTCTTATGTACTGTTGGATCCTTCACATGACCATTATTCAGCAATAAGTAAATATCTGATCCGCTCTCCAAGTGCAAATATGAAG GGTATTCCATTGTTCCAGACTTTTTTCTGGAGTATCTCAACTAATTATATAACAGAGAGGTTGTGGATGCTACGTCTATTATGCTCAGGATTGAATTTGGACGATGATGCTCAAATATACATCAGAAATGCCATTTTCGAGACCCTTTTCAGTTTTTATGTTTCTCCCATTTCTGATCATGAATCGAAGGAGTTGATTGTTCAG ATAGTGAGGAAGTCCGTCAGAATACCTAAGATGGCCAGGTACTTGGTTGAACAGTGTGGCTTGATCTCATGGTCATCCTGTGCTGTTTCATCTCTTTCTTGGAGTCAATGCAGAAGAAATTCATTTGTTGAGTTGACTGTTATACTGGAG GCCCTAAATGAAGTCGTTTTGTCGAGACACACTGTTGAGTGGATGCAGAAATATGCCTTGGAGCAGCTTGTGGAACTCTCTTGCAATCTGTACAAGATGCTAATTGAAGGTGTTGAAAGGCTTAAAGTAAATAGTCAACTTGTTAAACTGATTCTACAAATATTGAGATCAGCATTGAGGATATCCCAAAAGAGGAAAGTTTATCAACCACATTTCACACTCTCCGTTGAGAGTTTACTTCAGTTATGTGAAGTTGTTGATGAATGCTGTGGTGGAAGGCAAAGTCTTGTTGCACAGATTGGACTTGAAGCTGTACTAATGAGCACTCCTCCAGTAGCTATTTTACAAATG gACAAGGAAAAAGTTTCCAAGTTTGTTAGGTGGGCAACTTTAACTGCTTTGCagtcaaatattgaaaaagTCCATGCGCCGGAAAGTATTGATTGCATTATGAGACTGCAAGCCAATGAAGAATCAGACGATTCTCTGATATCAAAGCTTGTTCGCTGGCTGACTGCATCAGTGATTGTAGGAAAGCATTCCCTCAAATTCAGTAATATGGATATCTCTCATTCTTTCGACAGATCTAAGCTCAATAACCTGCTCTCTCTGATGGAGGGGAATGATCAAAGATGTAGCAGCACCAGCCGGACATTTGCATGTGAAGATACTTTAGCCTCATCAATCTTTTTTCTGCAACAGCTACAACGCAAAAACTATACAGTGCTTCCATCTGTCGTTTCTGCACTCtgtcttcttctttcttctagTCTTTCTTCCAGAG AAACAGACATCTTGGGTGATGATGCAATTCAGTTGGCAATCCTCTTCTCCAAGATTAATTGCCCTGCTGAAGCTTATCCTATCTGGAGATG GTCATTTTACCAGCCATGGAAAGATCAGTCTTCTGAGCTAAGTGATGCAGCAAAATTGGAAGAAAATCAAGCTTGTGAAATGCTTCTTGTTGTAATCTCAAAGTTGTTAGGAAGAAATTCATTATACTCCAACTTCCTTTCCTTTCAGGATGTAGACAAGTTGGGTGTCTTTGATTGGGAAAGACACATCCTTAAACCtcagtaa